The Podarcis muralis chromosome 14, rPodMur119.hap1.1, whole genome shotgun sequence nucleotide sequence TGCAGTTGCAATTTGTCTCATCTCCATAGAGGAGATATGAGCAGCGTTGAGCTGGGCTgcattcataccatacatttaagcgctgccagggccagatttaggtttgatgaggccctaagctacggaaggtaatggggccctttctatgtccagctgtcctttgtcaacaacacatcgtcacttttttgtgttgaatatatgctatatggtaatttatggacctaataggtatctaaagccatttgcacataacaaaatatgcattttatcaaagtaattgttgaacggaaaccagtgatattttagggagcaggctagcaggcaggcccattacttacatcgtaggagcctacacaacacaaaacactggtgctgtatgtaggttttatgttatttgtttttaatcttatattttggaaatgtacatccagttttcccccccctttaatattttgggggggcccaagagagttgggccctaagctataccttgtttagcttatacgtaaatccggcactgagcgCTACTATACTACTTTAGAGAGccatttaaaaaaaggtaaaggacccctgacagttaagtccagttgcaaacaactctggggttgcggcgctcatctcgctttactggccgagagagccaacgtttgtctgcagacagtttttccgggtcatgtggccagcatgactaagctgcttctggcaaaaccagagcagcgcacggaaacgctgtttaccttcccgccgaagcggtacctatttatctacttgcactttgacgtactttcaaactgcaaggttggcgggagctgggactgaacaacgggagctcaccccatcgcagggatttgaaccacctacCTTCcgctcggcaagccctaggcccagtggtttagaccacagcaccactcatgTCCCTGCTTagaaagtcatggcttcccccaaagaattatttGTACCCCGATTTTCTACACATAGGTCACCAAAGCATactaaaatagaaaataaaagatgCATACTAAAAAAAAACATCTCTCCAAGCCTTACTGTCTGAAATATTTTAGGTGGAGctttcagaggctgaacctgtgtTACGTAGTGACTGGGAGTATTGAAGAAACCCAGCTTCAAATCCCTCATCTGTCCTAgttcataagtttattgttctgGCCAAAGACCATGACACACAAACCCCTCGTCAACCATGGAAACTAACCTGGTGACCTTGGGACAGACACTATTTCTGAGCCtgccctacctcacaaggttgttgcaaggattatggggtgtgtgtgaggggacTTTCTTTTGGGGAAGGGATATAGGCTCTGTGGTAGTGTCTGCCCTGCATGTGGAAGGCCCCAtgttcaatctccaggtaggtctgggaaagtCTCCCTGCCTGAATTCCTAGAGAGCAGCTGTAGGTCAATGAAGGCtctactgagctagctggactcATGGTCTTAATTCAGAATACAGCTTCCTATATTTCCATGTGTGCACCACCTTCAGTTTCTTGGAGATAGAGTGAGGTGAAAACGCAATAACCTTGCGACCTTGCTATGGTTGCTTTCTAGGTGGAGGACAATTTCGGTGGAGTAGCTTCAAGAGATGTAGCTGTCGATTTGCCAGCTGTTCATGGGGTTCCATTAAATCATGTTGCGTTAGCCTGAAGATTGTTATGCTATGGGTGTAGCTTGCCAAGAGATGCAAGACTGTCATATCCATACAAAAACACTCTAAATAACCATCTAGTTGGGCGGGCGGCTTTGGgagttatttgttttgttttaaaccagttGGTAGACAGGTAGGCCTACCCAATTCCCTGATGGGAGCTTAAACctgttttttgcaaagcaaatgagTCTGGCAGAATTGGGAGCACAAGACTGTGCAGAAACACAGGCTCGAATCTCTGCACCCTGCTAATAGCCACCTATTTTATAAAGAAGCCAAACAGCCTGCCTGCAAATTGCAGCAATTTCTTCTTGCACTCAAAGCCAGCATGACCCAGGCTAAGCCAAGAGCAGCCCAGCGCCCTTTTCTCTGAAAATACTGTTCCCTTGACCAGGCTTACGAACGCCTGTCTGCATGCAGAGTATAGATTTATTTTTCTTCAATGTCCAGTGGGAGAATGGTGtgaaattttcatttattttcatatttgttttggggggaaaagaaTGATTGCTTGCGAAATGAATCCCTCCTGACACCCCACGGTTCATGTACAGTTAGAATTGAGAAAATGATGTTAACAGGATTTTTCAGTGTTTGGATTGCAAAACTGAGCCGAGCACATGTCAAAAGGGTGCAGTCTCTGATTTATTAACTGCTGGAAATCAGAGTAGAATTAAAATCAAGAATATAATAAAgtgcaaaaaataacaataaatttaatagcAAGGATGATTTATAATAAACCTTTATTTGAAACACTCTCGAGTATTCCAGTCGTTTCCTAGTTGGAATCTTTGCAGCAACTCTGTTAATTGCAGTATTGTGAtcccccatattgcagatgggagGGATTGAGGTTTAGAGAGTAAATAACTAGCCGAACGGGGCAATCCTATGACGAGATCTACTGAGATAAGCAGTTTAGGCTGCACTGGATCTCCAACTCAGAAGCTTATTCCTAGTTCAGCTGGATTGAAGGCCCCAACCAGGGCTGGCCTACCcatgaggcaaccgcctcaggtggcaggattcacaggggcagcagaccccAATGCAGATTTTTATTCGGCTCTTGTTCATGATGTAGATAGCTGCTTTTCATTGATGTCACTGttggatctgaagaagtgtgcgtgcacacaaaaaacttatacccagaacaaacttagttggtctctaaggtgctgctggacaagtttttaatttttttatttattttgactgttggAGATGGATTTAGTCATTCTCCTAGGTGCTCACCCTCAGCGCCTCATAACTGTAGGCATACTTCCACGGAAACAAAACGTTGCATTTAACTGTTTGGGGCAATATGCAATACATGTTTCTGGCTCATTTTCTTGAATGGCTCTTGGTAGCGTACAAaatgtgtgtcccccaccccctttatcctcacaacaactttgtgaggCAGACTAGACACTGTGACTAGTACAATGTTGTCTGCTGAATTTTCCAGCTGAGGATGGGCTTGAAACTGGGTCTCCCTACTGTTAGTTGAACTTTCTAAGCACTCTGCCACATTGGGTCTTGATAGCCCATGCTCCATGATTCTTGGTTTTTGTAGCAGTGGGCCTGCATTGCTGATCTCAGGTGAGAAAAAGCAGCAGGTGCCAACCTGTTCATTCCTCTGAAACTCAGAATTTCTATGTTCATTTTCTTACAGATAGCAGTCCAGTAGTCATGTCAGTCAGCGTCCATGAAAACCGCAAATCCCGAACAAGCACTGGTTCAATGAACATCTTGCTGTTCCACAAAGCCTCCCATCCAGACTGTGTCCTGTCTCACCTCAACACCATGAGGAAACACTGCAAGTTCACTGATGTCACCCTCTGGGCCGGGAATAAGTCCTTTCCATGCCACCGGGCTGTGCTTGCTGCTGCCAGCAGGTACTTCGAAGCCATGTTTAGCAACGGCCTTCGCGAGAGCTTGGGTGACAAGGTGAATTTTGATGATAGCCTGCACCCAGAGGTGTtggagctgctgttggactatgcTTACTCCTCCAAGATCATAATCAATGAAGAGAATGCAGAGTCCCTCCTAGAAGCTGGTGACATGTTGCAGTTCCAGGACATCAGGGATGCAGCTGCTGAGTTCCTTGAGAAGAACCTGCACCCTTCCAACTGTCTGGGCATGATGGTCCTTTCAGATGCTCACCAGTGCAAGAGGCTCTATGAGCTTTCTTGGAGGATGTGCTTGGTCAACTTTGAGACAGTCCACAGAAACGAAGATTTCAATAACCTCTCCAAGGACACCCTGCTGGACTTGATTTCCAGTGACGAGCTGGAAATTGAGGATGAGGAGAAGGTCTTCAAGGCAGTCATGCAGTGGGTGAAACATGACTTGGACAAGAGGAAGTCTTTCCTCCCAGAGATGTTGAAGCACGTGCGACTGGCCTTGCTGCCTTCCGAGTGCCTGAAGGAAGCCATGACCTACGAGGAGCTGATCACGGCGGAAGACCAGAACAAGCAAATCATGGATGAAGCTCTTTGGTGCAAAAAGAAGATCTTGCAGAATGATGGGGTGGTCACCAGCCCCTGTGCCAGGCCTCGGAAGGCTGGGCACACTTTGCTCATCTTAGGGGGCCAGACGTTTATGTGTGACAAGGTTTACCAAGTAGACCACAAGGCGAAAGAGATCATCCCCAAAGCTGACCTCCCCAGCCCTCGAAAAGAGTTCAGCGCCTGCGCCATTGGCTGCAAAGTCTACATCACTGGAGGTAGGGGCTCCGAAAATGGGGTCTCCAAGGATGTCTGGGTCTACGACACAGTGAATGAGGAGTGGTCCAAAGCTGCCCCAATGCTTATCGCTCGGTTTGGACATGGGTCGGCCGAACTGGAAAACTGCCTCTATGTCGTTGGCGGACACACCGCGGTGGCCGGGGTTTTCCCAGCTTCTCCTTCAGTTTCACTGAAGCAGGTGGAGAAGTACGACCCTCTCGCCAACAAATGGACCATGGTGGCCCCTTTGAGGGATGGCGTCAGCAACGCAGCCGTCGTCAGCGCAAGGCTGAAGCTCTACGTCTTTGGTGGGACCAGCATCCACCGCGACATGGTGTCCAAAGTCCAGTGCTACGACCCGGTGGAGAACCGGTGGACCATCAAAGCCCAGTGCCCCCAGCCCTGGCGCTACACGGCGGGTGCCGTCCTGGGTAGCCAGATCTTTATCATGGGTGGAGACACGGAGTACACGGCGGCCTCCGCCTACCGCTTTGACTGTGAAACGGACCAGTGGACGCGGATTGGGGACATGACGGCCAAGCGGATGTCCTGCCATGCTTTGGCCTCTGGGAACAAGCTTTATGTGGTGGGTGGCTACTTTGGGACCCAGAGGTGCAAGACGCTGGATTGTTATGACCCGACTTCGGACACCTGGAACTGCATTACCACTGTGCCTTACTCTCTCATCCCAACAGCGTTTGTTAGCACTTGGAAACACTTACCGGCTTGAGGCACACAGTCTGCAGGAGAGAGCTGAGGAGCTTGAGGAGGTAAGGTATCTTAACGGAAGTTTCTGCTGATGCCTGCAGATTCCTCTTTTGCATGGACTTCTAGACAGGAACCCCAGAAGCTTAACAAATATAAAAGATGTGACAACCCTGCAAAGGTGTGTATTTTGATGGCGTCTTTGCTCTGGTACCAtgacaaacatttatttatttatgagttttgttttaagaaaaattATACAGGCCTTCAACTTTTCTAGGGTGAGTTTATAAAagcaacaactacagtggtacctcgggttacatacacttcaggttacatacacttcaggttacagactccactaacccataaatagtacctcgggttaagaactttgcttcaggatgagaacagaaatcgtgctccagcagtgcggcggcagcaggaggccccatttgctaaagtggtgcttcaggttaagaacagtttcaggttaagaacagacctctggaacgaattaagtatttaacccgaggtaccactgtagagacttTTTTGTCTGGTGGATGGGAACTGTGCTGAAAGCATTCCAAGCAGAAATGCCCTAGTAATTGCCAGCTCTTGAGGGGGTTACATTTCTTTGCTGTGGCTTGAGGTTCAGTTGGCTCGTTGGCACAGAGCactttccatcagctttggctggtagccCAGCGGCACACCtacctatctggacagggatagcctagctTCTGTCGTCTGGTAACATCTAGGGCTGAGTCTGCACACAGGGGAAAACCCTGctgtaaataagtcagaaattaaatcgttataacaaaagaaaagaaaaacgctATGGAAAGttgtgtagattttttttttaaccctcctGTACCATctagtgttgcatgtttataacgcgtTCAAAACATGGTTTCTTTCccagattactgcaacacattacaTTTTAGGTTGCTACTGAAGATGGTTCATaaacttcagctggttcagaATTCAGCAGCCGGGTTACTCACCGAGGCAAGATGTTTTGAGCATAGGACACGAGTCCTggcccagctgcactggctgccaagtggtacctgggcccaattcaaagtgctcattTTGACTTACAAAGCCTTAAATAGACCAGAACTGCCTTCCATCAAGGACTGTCTTTTGCCATATGAATCAACCACATCAATGAGCTTGAGAAGGCCTGGTTAAGCTTGCTGTCCTCTTTGGGGTTCTAACACAGAAAGAAGAGGTCTGCTCTGCCATGAAgcagctgcttgctgctgctgctatgggaCTGACCTGTGTTTCCCCCAGGTCCAGCCTCCAGTCCTTTCACACCCCATTGCTGATGCCCCTTCCCACTCCCTCCCCTCCTGACAACTGACACAGCCACTTCAGCATCTAATTAACTGCCGCTTAGCTATTAAATACTG carries:
- the KLHL25 gene encoding kelch-like protein 25 is translated as MSVSVHENRKSRTSTGSMNILLFHKASHPDCVLSHLNTMRKHCKFTDVTLWAGNKSFPCHRAVLAAASRYFEAMFSNGLRESLGDKVNFDDSLHPEVLELLLDYAYSSKIIINEENAESLLEAGDMLQFQDIRDAAAEFLEKNLHPSNCLGMMVLSDAHQCKRLYELSWRMCLVNFETVHRNEDFNNLSKDTLLDLISSDELEIEDEEKVFKAVMQWVKHDLDKRKSFLPEMLKHVRLALLPSECLKEAMTYEELITAEDQNKQIMDEALWCKKKILQNDGVVTSPCARPRKAGHTLLILGGQTFMCDKVYQVDHKAKEIIPKADLPSPRKEFSACAIGCKVYITGGRGSENGVSKDVWVYDTVNEEWSKAAPMLIARFGHGSAELENCLYVVGGHTAVAGVFPASPSVSLKQVEKYDPLANKWTMVAPLRDGVSNAAVVSARLKLYVFGGTSIHRDMVSKVQCYDPVENRWTIKAQCPQPWRYTAGAVLGSQIFIMGGDTEYTAASAYRFDCETDQWTRIGDMTAKRMSCHALASGNKLYVVGGYFGTQRCKTLDCYDPTSDTWNCITTVPYSLIPTAFVSTWKHLPA